The sequence AAATGTGTAAGGATGCACATAAAGTTGAAACACGATTTAATTTTGATGGATATACAGAAAATGTGGGCGTATTCTCGCAACGCATTCAAGAATTTAGTGATTCGGGCGTTAAGGTTTCAAGAATGATTGAGGAAGAAAAGATTCCTGCCTCAACAATCCTGATATCACTTCAAGAACTCGGTCAAGATGTTGCAATGCTTAAAGATGAGTATCTCGTTATGAATGAAAAAGTGGAACGTGCAAATGCAGATGAAGTTCGAGCAACGAAACAACTTCTTAAACTCCACCTTATCATTAACGATGTTCAAGTAAGGATTCAAAAACGTTCCTTACCTTCAATATCCGACAAGTATGCTTCGGATTTGGAACGAGCATACAAATATACTGATCAAGTAAAAGAAATGCTTGGACAAGATGTAATTGATGTTAAGCTTTTAAACGCTACTGTTGATGAAGCAATCGATTATATCTATAAACTACACAACAACGTCAATAATTTAGTGGGTGTGGTCGACATGTGTGAAAATGCAATCGTTTATGCAAATAAATTTAGAGCTTTTGTCCCAGATATCGATGCCGAGTTAACCCGTGCAGAGTTATCCTTCAATAGTGGTGATTATACACAGAGTTTGACTACAATCATTAATTCTATTGATCGATACAGACCAAATACGGCTTATGAGGAGATGATTCGTGACAATGCAAAAAGCGCACGATAAACCAATATATTTAGATTATTCAAGTACAACACCAACGCGTCCTGAAATTCTCAAGGATGCGTTGGTAATTATGGAAAAGTATTATGAAAACGCAGACTCGCTCCACTATGGTGGACAACGCGTATCAGACCTTGTAGTGCAATCTCGTGATGCATTAGCAAAAATGCTTGGAGTGCTTCCTCATGAGATTTTTTTCACGTCTGGAGCCAGTGAGTCAAACAGTACGGCGATCAAAGGAATTGCCCTTGCAAACCGTCATCGTGGTAAACATATCATTACAACATGTGTTGAACACAGCTCAGTAATGGGTGCGGTACAACAATTAAAAGAAGAATTTGGCTTTGAAGTAGATTATTTGGGTGTTGATACGAAAGGTTGTATTTCACTTGATGAATTAAAACAAAAACTTCGTAAAGACACTATATTAGTTTCTGTTATGGCAGTAAACAATGAAGTAGGGAGCATGACAGATGTTCAAGAAGTAGCCCGAATAACAAAAAAATATTCGAGTGCTTACGTTCATATTGATGGAGTTCAGGCGCTCGCGAGACATGATTTCCCTATGAAACAAATTGACAGTGTTTCCTATTCTGCGCATAAAATTTATGGATTAAAGGGAAGCGGACTTCTTGTGAAAAAAGCAAATGTTAATTGCTTGCCACTTGTAAATGGGGGACAGCAAGAAGGCGGCCTACGTGGTGGAACATTGGATAATGTTTCTGCGATTTTATGGGCTAAAACACTCCGTTTAGCAGTTGAAGACCACAAACGTTCAATTAATGATATAATACGCATGAATAAATTTTTATACGATACTTTTGATGGAATGGAGAACATCCACATTAACTCAGATATTAACGGTTCGCCGTATATCTTTAATATGTCTGTTTTAAATGTTGGATCGGAAATAATGATGAATGGATTAAATGCAAAAGGCATTTACGTATCTGCACAAAGTACGTGTAATTCGAAATCGTTGGAACCTTCACATGTATTAAAAGCCATGGGTTGTGATGAAACGTGCGCACTGACAAGTGTACGCATTAGTTTATCGCATTTAACAACAATGGAAGAACTCGAAAAAGTTTGTGAAACAATATTGGAGATTAAAAATTATGTACAACACTAATTATGAATTTATTGTTTGCCGCTATGGTGAACTGTCAACAAAAGGGAAAAATCGTCGTAACTTTACAGCGCAACTTGTGCGTAATGTACGCTCGCAACTTGTTGCATTCCCAAATCTCACATATCGTGAGACGTATGACCGTCTTTATATCACTTTAAACGGTGAAGATGGCCTTGCCGTAAGTGATGAACTTCGTCACGTATTTGGTTTGAGTTCTTTTTCTCTTGCAGTTAAAGTGGAACGAGACCTTGATCTTATTGCTGATGTAGCTGCAGAAATGATTCAAAAAGAAGAAGGCAAAGCAACTTTTAAAGTTATTGCACGTCGTCATGACAAATCTTACGAACATATTTCAGATGTAATTAACCGCCATGTTGCAACGAAAATATTACAAACAACAGACTTTAAAGTTGATGTGCGTAAACCAGATGTAGGAATTATCATCGAAGTTCGCAGTGACTCAGCATACATTATGATGGGGCGGGTTGAAGGTGCTGGTGGATATCCCGTTGGAATCCAAGGTAAAGTTATGGTTATGCTTTCAGGTGGAATCGATTCTCCTGTAGCTGCATATCTTATGATGAAGCGTGGTGTCCGTATTGAAGCAATTCATTTTGCATCACCACCATATACTTCAGATGAAGCACAAAAAAAAGTTATGGATCTTGCGCAACAACTTACAAATTACCAAGACCACATTCGCATTAATGTTGTGCCATTTACCGATGTACAACTTGAAATTTATAAAAAAGTGCCAGAAAGTTATGCGATCACTATGATGCGTCGCTTTATGTTGCGTATTGCTGAGCGTCTTGCATTCCGACGCAATTGCTTAGCAATTGCGAACGGTGAAAGCTTGGGGCAAGTTGCATCACAAACACTTCATAGTATGAAAGAAATTACGAATATTGGAACCTTGCCAATCTTACGTCCACTCATTACATACGATAAAGTTGAAATCATTGATTTAGCTCGTAAAATTGATACGTATGAAACATCAATTTTACCATTTGAAGATTGTTGTACAATTTTTACACCTAAAAACCCTACAACGAAACCTCATGGGGATAAAATTTTACGATTTGAAGAGGGACTCGATATTGATGCGCTTGTTGATGAAGCAATCAAAAATATCGAAGTAGTAGAAGTTACAAAGAAAAAACAAGAAGATACACCATCGTTCTTATAGGAGGAAGTTATGGCATTCGATAATTTAACAAACCGATTACAAGATACATTTAGAAATATGACCGGAAAGGGAAAACTTTCTGAAAAAAATATAACTGATGCTTTAAGTGAAATTCGAATTTCACTTTTAGAAGCAGACGTAAGCTTAGATGTTATTAATGAACTTTTAGAACATACTCGTAGTGAAGCACTTGGAATGAAAGTTACACGTGATGTGGAACCTTCTCAAATGTTTGTAAAGATTGTTAATGATAAATTAATTGAAATTTTAGGTGAAGAAAAGTCTGAACTGAATTTTAATCAAAAACCAGGAATTTTAATGATGGTTGGTTTGCAAGGTTCAGGGAAAACAACTACAATTGCTAAAATTGCAAACAAACTTAACAAAGAAGGAAAAAAAGTATTGTTGGTTGCAGCTGACTTAGCACGTCCAGCAGCGATTGAGCAACTCAAAATACTTGGTACGCAAATCGGTGTTGAAGTATTTGCACAAGAAAACAGTACACCTGTTGAAGTTGTAAAGAATGCACTTGCACACGGTAAAGATTTCGATCTTATCCTTATCGATACAGCGGGGCGTTTACAAATTGATGACGCTTTGATGCAACAACTTGTAGACATTCAAGCACTTACAAAACCTGATGAGATTTTACTCAGTGTTGATGCAATGAGTGGTCAGGATGTAATTCATGTCGCTAATGGGTTTAAAGAGAAATTAAATATTACAGGGTTAGTCGCTACAAAATTTGACGGTGATTCCCGTGGTGGCTCAATTCTTTCGGTTCGTTATATGACCCAAGTCCCTGTAAAATTTGTCGGGGTTGGTGAAGGTATTGAAGAGTTGGATGAGTTTTATCCAGATCGAACCGCTTCTCGTATCTTAGGTATGGGAGATATCGTAAGTCTTGTAGAAAAAGCACAAGAAAAAATGGATATTGAAGCTTCTGAGCGTTCAGCAGAGCGCATGATGAAGGGGCAATTTACACTTGATGACATGTTAATTCAATTGCAACAAGTCTCTAAGATGGGGCCATTATCAGGGCTTATGAAAATGATGCCAGGTGCTAACCAATTAGCAGGGCAAATCGATGATGCAGATGCTTCAAGTACGATGAAGAAAACAGAAGCAATGATTTTAAGTATGACGCCTGAAGAACGCAATGATCCTAAAATTATTCGTTCAACACGTAAACGTCGTATTGCTGAGGGTTCTGGTACATCTACAACAGATGTTAACCGTCTGTTAAGCCAATATGAAAAAATGCAAAAACAGATGAAGATGTTATCTCGTTTCATGGGGAAATAGTCTCATTTTATAATAATAAACAATCAGAAACAGCATGAGGATGCGGTATTTCCACGGTAATATCAATTCTAAATGTTTTGATTTAAATCGTGAAAACGTACTTCGTACACGGTGTTTGTTTCATATTTAAATTTAACTTGATTATTTAAGCCGTTTATGATAAATTATATAGGCTTAAAGCACTCTGGTTCCGCTGTTGGAATCATTATGAACCAGTTTTAACATATATAGACAGAAAAAGGAGAATTACTATGTCATTAGCATTAGTACAAGAAATTACAAAGTCACAATTACGTAACGACATTCCTGAATTCCGTCCTGGATGTACAGTACGCGTAGACGTTAAGATCCAAGAAGGTGGAAAGACACGTATTCAAGCATTTGAAGGTGTTGTTATTAAAACTCAAGGAACTGGAATCTCAGAATCATTTACAGTTCGTAAAATGTCATCAGGAATTGGTGTGGAACGTACATTCCCAATCAACTCACCTATTATTGACAGCGTAACTGTATTACGTAAAGGTAAAGTACGTCGTTCAAAACTATACTACTTACGTGACCGTTCAGGTAAATCAGCACGTATTAAAGAAATTCGTTAGTATTAGCCGTATTTATACGGCTTTTTCTTTATTGTAGGGAGGGTATGAAATGAATAAAGGCGATGATAAGTTTTTAATCGCGGTTAAAGACTTTATTAAAAGCATGGTAATTAGTCTTGTTTTAGTTATTTTAGTAACGCAATTTATTGCGCGTCCTGTTCGGGTAGAAGGTTTATCCATGTACCCGAGTCTTAACGATAAAGAATTAGGCTTTTCAAATATTTTAAGCATGAAAATGAAAGATCCAGAGCGCTTTGATGTTCTTGTGCTCTATCTTGATTCGCAAAAAAAACATATTGTGAAACGTGTTATTGGTTTGCCCGGTGAAGTTGTGGAAATTCGTGATGAGAAGTTGTACATCGATGGAAAAGAAGTTGAACAACCGTTCTTAGATACGGATTACGTTCGAGAAATGACTTCAACGGGAAAAGAGTTTTCACGTGATTTTGGTCCGATTAAAGTTCCTGAGGGTGAGTATTTTATGCTCGGGGACAATCGTATTCGTTCCAGTGACTCACGTGATTATGGAACGTTTAAACGTGATGCAATTAAGAGTAAAGACGTATTTGTCTTTGTTCCATTTAATAAAATAAGAACAGTAGGAAAATAGGAGCGTGATTTGATGTCACAGGTACATTGGTTTCCGGGTCATATGGCAAAAGCGATTCGATTGATTGAAGAACAAATCAAAGTCGTTGATTTTGTCATCGAATGTCGTGATGCACGTGCACCGATGTCGACTCGAAATCCTGTTTTGTCACGGTCAATTGGACAAAAGAAACGTCTTATTGTTTTGACAAAGAAAGATTTAGCGGACCCAAAGCAAAGTGAAAAATGGGTAGAAAAGCTCGAATCTGAAGGGAATGTCGTACTTTTGGTGGACGTTATTAACGATCCCGTACGTAAAATGATTATTGAAAAGACGGATATCGTCTTAAAAGAGAAACGTGAACGCGATAAACGTCGTGGGATTCGTCCTCGAACTGCACGTGCATTAATTGTAGGTGTTCCTAATGTTGGGAAATCCAGCGTTATAAATAAAATATCTGCACGTAAAGCTGCAGGTGTTGAAAATAGACCGGGTGTTACACAATCACTAAAACTGATTCGCGTAACACAAGATCTTGAATTGGTTGATACACCAGGTGTATTATGGCCAAAATTTGAAAGTGAAGAGATGGGTATTATTTGTGCTGTTATTGGATCGGTTAAAGATACTGGGTATCCAATGGCGCTTGTCACTGATTATGCACGTGACTATTACATTCAATATAAACCCGAAGAATTAAAGCGACGATATGAACTCGAATCGTTTGATGATTTTTATGATCAAGTGGGTCGTTATCGCGGACTTCTCGGAGAAGGCGGAACGGTGAATGATGATAAAACGCGCGTTGCATTTTTAAGTGATATTCAAAATGGACGGATTGGACGCATTACATGGGATCGCTTATAGATGAATTTGAAGTCAATTATTGGGAACAAGGGAAACTTGTTGTCGGGATTGACGAAGCGGGTCGTGGCCCGATGGCGGGTCCTTGTGTCGTATCAGGTGTTATTTTCCCAAAAGGGTATTATGATGCTCGTATTAACGATTCGAAGCAGTTAAGCGAAAAGCAACGCGATGAATTGGTATCGATTATCGAATCGAATGCATTATGGACGTTTACGGAAATAATTCCAGTTGATATTATCGATCGTGATAATATCTATCGTGCAACTCAAAATGCCATGAAAAAAATAGCCATCGAAAGTAAGGCTGATATTGTGTTAACGGATGCGATGCCATTAGATGATATCGCGATTCCAGTTGAGGCAATTGTTAAAGGTGATGCGCGTTCACTTTCGATAGCGGCTGCAAGCATTCTTGCTAAAACAGTTCGAGATGGTCTGATGAAAGTTTACGATCTTGAGTTTCCAGAGTATGGTTTTGCCAAACATAAAGGATACGGTACGAAACAACATAAAGAAGCAATTCTTAAATTTGGTCGTTGCCCCATTCATCGTAAATCTTTTCGATTTAAAGACGAGACACAAATATCATTTGATATTTAGGTCTTGTTTTTTTTATTGCTTAACTATTATTGGTGATAATGTGAGAAATTACTTAAAAAATCTTGCAATACATTTACGAGGGGATTATCCTAGTATATGTCGTTTCATTCATGAGGGTCGTAATGTTCCCTCCTATGAGTATCAAGGAAATTATATTTGTTATGGTGATCGCGCTTATCCAAGTAGTTTTTATGAATTGGATTGTCCGCCATTTGTAATTTTTTATGAAGGGAATCTTTCATTTTTAAATGAACAATGTATTGCTGTAATTGGTTCAAGAACTCCCAGCGAATATGCACTAAGAATGACTGAGGCTTTTGTTGGAAATGTAAGGGAGCATTATACAATTGTTTCAGGTCTTGCATATGGTATTGATATCACAGCACATCGAGCAGCACTTGATTTTCAATCGATAGCTGTGGTAGGGTGTGGTTTAGATATATGTTACCCCTCAAAGCATCGAGTTGAGTTTGAATTTATGAAAAATAATCATTTAGTCATTTCGGAGTATCCAAAGGGTGTGCATCCGCATAAGCATTATTTTCCTTTTCGAAATCGATTGATTGCCGCTTTGTCTCAAAGTGTGTATGTCATGAGTGCATTTGTTCGCAGTGGAACTATGCACACGGTTAATGAAGCATTAAAGTTGAACCGAAGAGTTATATGTCTTCCTCATAATCTTGATGATATCACAGGTGCTGGATGCAACCTTTTGATTCAAGAGGGAGCCGAGGTGTTGACAAACCTCGAAGATTTATCCAATATATAAACTAAGGAGTGTTGGCTATGAAAAATTTAGTAATTGTGGAGTCACCTTCAAAATCTAAAACAATTGAGAAGTATCTTGGTGAGGATTTTGAAGTTGTTTCTTCAAAAGGTCATATTCGAGATTTAGCGACGACTGGTAAAGGTGGTCTCGGTGTAGACTTCGATAATGACTTTGAAGCAACATATAAA is a genomic window of Erysipelothrix amsterdamensis containing:
- the thiI gene encoding tRNA uracil 4-sulfurtransferase ThiI, which encodes MYNTNYEFIVCRYGELSTKGKNRRNFTAQLVRNVRSQLVAFPNLTYRETYDRLYITLNGEDGLAVSDELRHVFGLSSFSLAVKVERDLDLIADVAAEMIQKEEGKATFKVIARRHDKSYEHISDVINRHVATKILQTTDFKVDVRKPDVGIIIEVRSDSAYIMMGRVEGAGGYPVGIQGKVMVMLSGGIDSPVAAYLMMKRGVRIEAIHFASPPYTSDEAQKKVMDLAQQLTNYQDHIRINVVPFTDVQLEIYKKVPESYAITMMRRFMLRIAERLAFRRNCLAIANGESLGQVASQTLHSMKEITNIGTLPILRPLITYDKVEIIDLARKIDTYETSILPFEDCCTIFTPKNPTTKPHGDKILRFEEGLDIDALVDEAIKNIEVVEVTKKKQEDTPSFL
- the ffh gene encoding signal recognition particle protein, which translates into the protein MAFDNLTNRLQDTFRNMTGKGKLSEKNITDALSEIRISLLEADVSLDVINELLEHTRSEALGMKVTRDVEPSQMFVKIVNDKLIEILGEEKSELNFNQKPGILMMVGLQGSGKTTTIAKIANKLNKEGKKVLLVAADLARPAAIEQLKILGTQIGVEVFAQENSTPVEVVKNALAHGKDFDLILIDTAGRLQIDDALMQQLVDIQALTKPDEILLSVDAMSGQDVIHVANGFKEKLNITGLVATKFDGDSRGGSILSVRYMTQVPVKFVGVGEGIEELDEFYPDRTASRILGMGDIVSLVEKAQEKMDIEASERSAERMMKGQFTLDDMLIQLQQVSKMGPLSGLMKMMPGANQLAGQIDDADASSTMKKTEAMILSMTPEERNDPKIIRSTRKRRIAEGSGTSTTDVNRLLSQYEKMQKQMKMLSRFMGK
- a CDS encoding ribonuclease HII, yielding MGSLIDEFEVNYWEQGKLVVGIDEAGRGPMAGPCVVSGVIFPKGYYDARINDSKQLSEKQRDELVSIIESNALWTFTEIIPVDIIDRDNIYRATQNAMKKIAIESKADIVLTDAMPLDDIAIPVEAIVKGDARSLSIAAASILAKTVRDGLMKVYDLEFPEYGFAKHKGYGTKQHKEAILKFGRCPIHRKSFRFKDETQISFDI
- the dprA gene encoding DNA-processing protein DprA, with protein sequence MRNYLKNLAIHLRGDYPSICRFIHEGRNVPSYEYQGNYICYGDRAYPSSFYELDCPPFVIFYEGNLSFLNEQCIAVIGSRTPSEYALRMTEAFVGNVREHYTIVSGLAYGIDITAHRAALDFQSIAVVGCGLDICYPSKHRVEFEFMKNNHLVISEYPKGVHPHKHYFPFRNRLIAALSQSVYVMSAFVRSGTMHTVNEALKLNRRVICLPHNLDDITGAGCNLLIQEGAEVLTNLEDLSNI
- a CDS encoding cysteine desulfurase family protein, translating into MQKAHDKPIYLDYSSTTPTRPEILKDALVIMEKYYENADSLHYGGQRVSDLVVQSRDALAKMLGVLPHEIFFTSGASESNSTAIKGIALANRHRGKHIITTCVEHSSVMGAVQQLKEEFGFEVDYLGVDTKGCISLDELKQKLRKDTILVSVMAVNNEVGSMTDVQEVARITKKYSSAYVHIDGVQALARHDFPMKQIDSVSYSAHKIYGLKGSGLLVKKANVNCLPLVNGGQQEGGLRGGTLDNVSAILWAKTLRLAVEDHKRSINDIIRMNKFLYDTFDGMENIHINSDINGSPYIFNMSVLNVGSEIMMNGLNAKGIYVSAQSTCNSKSLEPSHVLKAMGCDETCALTSVRISLSHLTTMEELEKVCETILEIKNYVQH
- the rplS gene encoding 50S ribosomal protein L19, whose product is MSLALVQEITKSQLRNDIPEFRPGCTVRVDVKIQEGGKTRIQAFEGVVIKTQGTGISESFTVRKMSSGIGVERTFPINSPIIDSVTVLRKGKVRRSKLYYLRDRSGKSARIKEIR
- the ylqF gene encoding ribosome biogenesis GTPase YlqF, producing the protein MSQVHWFPGHMAKAIRLIEEQIKVVDFVIECRDARAPMSTRNPVLSRSIGQKKRLIVLTKKDLADPKQSEKWVEKLESEGNVVLLVDVINDPVRKMIIEKTDIVLKEKRERDKRRGIRPRTARALIVGVPNVGKSSVINKISARKAAGVENRPGVTQSLKLIRVTQDLELVDTPGVLWPKFESEEMGIICAVIGSVKDTGYPMALVTDYARDYYIQYKPEELKRRYELESFDDFYDQVGRYRGLLGEGGTVNDDKTRVAFLSDIQNGRIGRITWDRL
- the lepB gene encoding signal peptidase I, which produces MNKGDDKFLIAVKDFIKSMVISLVLVILVTQFIARPVRVEGLSMYPSLNDKELGFSNILSMKMKDPERFDVLVLYLDSQKKHIVKRVIGLPGEVVEIRDEKLYIDGKEVEQPFLDTDYVREMTSTGKEFSRDFGPIKVPEGEYFMLGDNRIRSSDSRDYGTFKRDAIKSKDVFVFVPFNKIRTVGK